Within the Gracilinema caldarium DSM 7334 genome, the region TTGTTATGGATAATTCCCCAGTTAGTCAGATAATAGATATGACCATCGGGAGATCGAAGTTTGTCCCACTGATCTCCAAAATGGGCTTTAATATTGGGTCCGTATTTTTCTACCAGATCCTCAAGGGGAATTAATGCACCCGCATCGATAAATTGGGTTTCATTAATTTCTATTACATCAGGATAATCTTCACCGGCGATCATAACGCCCCGTTTCTGAGCAAGCTCCCCAACAAGGATATCCCATTCAAAAGTTACACCCAGTTTTTCCTTCAGATACTTGTAAGCCTTATTATCCGGATTTGGCTGTTGTCTAGATTGAATGGTAAAAACCGATATGGTTATCGGTTTTCTTGTTGGAACCGCAGATGCGGATTCATTTTTCTTTGCACACCCTGTGACAAAAAGGAATACTACTAAGCCTAGCATGAGACCAGTAGCTCGAACCATGTTCTTCATGTACATTCCTCCTATGATTTTATAGTATATTACATGATATGGTTCATATTTTATGTTTCATATAGGTAAAATGACCTATTTTTACAATTATTGGCGCCTAAAAAAATGCCCGGACACATGACGTAGACCGGGCATCAAAATGAATTGGGAGTCCTTATACGCCTGCAGCCTGTATGAAGGCATCTTCACTCAAAAATTGCTGGGTATATAGCTTCCAGTACATGCCATGTAGGGCCATAAGGGACTGGTGATCACCATCTTCGATAATTCGGCCCTTATCCATGAGGATAATCCGGTCCGCATTCCTGATCGTAGAAAGCCGGTGTGCAATGACAATACTTGTTCGTCCGGCAAGCAGCCGGTTTATGGCACCCTGTATCAGAACTTCAGTCTCAGTATCCACCGAACTGGTTGCCTCATCGAGGACAATGATCCGAGGATTGGCTACCAGGGCCCTGGCAAGACAGATAAGCTGTTTCTGTCCTACTGAGAGCAAAGCACCCCCTTCTCCGACAGGTGTATCAAAGCCCTGTTCCAGCCGTTCGATAAAGGCATAGGCGTTTGCATCACGGGCAGCCTGTTCAATTTCGTCGTCCGTTGCATCCAACCGGCCATACCGGATATTTTCTCTGACCGTGCCGGAAAAGAGGAGCGGAGTCTGTACCACATACCCCAGCTGACTATGAAGCCAATGTTGAGTCCATTCGCGGTAATCCCGTCCATCAATCTGGATGGAACCTTCCTCCGGTTCATAGAACCGGCATATGAGATTCACCAGGGTAGATTTACCACAGCCAGTTTCGCCGACCACTGCCACGGTTTGCCCTGCGGGAATATACAGGGAAAAATTTTTAAATATCCATGGCGCGTCTTTTCCATACCGGAACGCTATGTTTTCGAGCAGCAATTCACCACAGATCGGAACCCCTTCACGAGCATTCGGCCGATCCACAATTTCCAGTTCTGTATCGATAAGTCCAACCAAACGTTCTGCACTTGCCTGGGCTGCTTGAAATTCTGAAAGCACCCTGGCAACTTCCCGAGCTGGATCAAAGAACATTAACGCATAGTTGATGAACGCTACGAGGGTCCCAAAGCTGATTATGCCCTTAAGGAGAAATTGTCCGCCAGCCCCCAGTGCGAGAGCTGCGCCCATAGCAGCAAGAGATATGACTATGGGGAAAAAAAGTGCAGAAAGTCTTGCAGCTCTGATAGAATGATTCCGTAGGGTCTGAGTTTTTTCTGCAAATTCCTTATAGTTGTACTTCTCGATACCGAGGGCTTTCGTAGTCCTGCCTCCCTGCAACCCTTCATTAAAGGCTCCGGTTACTATAGAATTTGCCTTACGAGCCTTTCGCTGTGCCATGAGGATCCGTTTCTGAAACCAGAACGTTATCACAAGAAGTGGAGGAACAAATACGAGGGTAATCGCCGCGAGAAGCGGTTGCATCACCACCATAAATACGATGATGGTAAGCATCATGGTGGTTCCCCATACGAGGTCTACTATGCCCCACGCAATAGTATCTCCCAATTTTTGGGCATCCGAGGTCATTCGGGCAATGATCCAGCCTGCCGGAGTACGATCATAATAGGAAAAACTCAACTGCTGTAAACGCTGGAAGGCCTTTTCCCGCAGGGTATACACAAGCCGTACCTCTATGATACCTGCGATCATGATGAGGGCCCACACATTAAAACCCTGCAGCAGCGCTAAGAGCCCATATCGAAATATAAACCGGGAGATTAATGGGGCCGAATCTGGCTCTTGTGCAATCGGGATGAGTACATCAAGAGCATATCGGGTCATCTGCGGAAATATTCCATCCAATACTGCTACCCCTATCATGATAAGGATTAAAAGACCAATAACGGGATAGAGTGCTTTCCCGAACTGGAATATTTTTTTCCAGAGAGTCACATCAAATTGGCTCGAATATTCTTTTTCTTCAAATTGTGTTTGTTCTGACATGTATCTTCCTTATTTACTCGTCCATAAACGCACTTTGTAGTTCAGCAAGCCGGCGATATAATCCAGGCTGCTGTATCAGATCTTCATGACTGCCCTGGGCGGTAATACAACCATCTTCAAGCACCAGAATCGTATCTGCCTCTGCTAGGGTCGTAAGCCGGTGAGCGACGATAAAGGTTGTCGTCGTTCCCCTGCCTTGTTTCCCTATGGCTCCTCGTATAAGATGATCCGTTTCGATATCGACCGCGCTCAGGCTGTCATCCAAAATGAGGATAGGAGCGGTTCTGAGCAGTGCCCGAGCTAAGGCAAGGCGCTGGCGCTGGCCTCCTGAAAGGGTTACCCCCCGTTCTCCGACCATGGTCTCATAACCATCCTGAAAACCCATTGCGACATGATGAAAGGCAGCTTTCTGTGCAGCATCAATCAAAGTTGCTTCATTGGCGTCGGGACATGCGGCCAAAAGATTTTCCCGGACCGTTTTTCCAAATAAAAAGCTGTCCTGGAGCACCAGGGATATGGCCTTGCGAAGCTCCGCTTTGGGAATCGTTCTGATGTCCCGCCCCCCTATCGTTATATACCCCTCGTTTGGTTCATAAAAACGAACTAGAAGCTGCATTAACGTGGATTTTCCACTGCCCGTAGGCCCCACAATAGCTACATGTTCCCCTGGAACAACCCGAAAGGAAATATGTTTAAGTACCTCAGTACCATCAGGATAGGAAAAGGACACATCAACAAATTCGATGGGACCTCTAGCCCATTCGTCATGAAAGGAGCCCCCTGCATTGGAGTATGATACCGCAGGAACCCTTATGGTGCTATCAAGATCTGTTTCTGTTACGAGGGTAAGTAATTCAGCAATACGACCAAGGGCAACCTTGGTTTTTCCCGTATCGGCAAGAATCCGTCCAAACTGACGAACCGGCCAGAGTACCTGCTGTTCATAGGTTAAGAAAAGGACCAGCAGGCCAATCGTAATGAATCCTGCGGTATAGAGCTTAAGTCCAGCTCCCAGCAGTAAGGCTATTTGCAGAAGCCCGAGAAAACTGGAAAAACCCCAATAGAAACCAAGCCAACTGATAAGCTTGTATACCTGATCTCGAAGACCCTTGTTGGCTCTGCCAAAACGCTCAAGTTCATATTGTTGCCGTGCAAAGGCCCGTACCACCCGAACACCGGTAACATTTTCCTGAACAATACCTGAGAGCACCCCTTCCCGTTCATCAGCCACCAGGAAGAGCCGCTCCACCATCTTCTGAAAATAAAAAGAGAAGAGAATTATTACCGGCATCACTATGCTACCCCAGAGGGTGAGCCGATAGCTCAGGGAAAACATAATGGGAAACACGAAGGCTACTAGAGCCAGGGTCCTGAAGAGTTCTACGAATTCAAAGGCAAAGAAACGCCGGACCGTATCCACATCAGAGGTGCAGCGCTGGAGCCAGTCACCAGTCTGGGATCTGAGCATCGTCTCATAGGGTAAATGCTGGGTATGATGATACAGCCGATCCCGCAATGCTTTTGCGCTTTGCTCCGCGGCGGTGTTAACGCTCAGGGAAGCGATAAAGCTGAAAAAGGCTTGCATAAAAATCATGCCCGCAAAGGCAAGACCAAGCACCCACAGATGGTCCCTCAGCCAGGGCTGCCATACCCAGGGTGCGTTCCCCCAGGCCTGAAGAGTCTGTAACGGCACGAGTTTTTCGAGAAAACCGCCTCCTTCAAAGTTTTTACCGAGGAATGGTTCCAATATAACGGACAGAGGGAAGCAGATGATCGGTGGCGCGGTCCCTATAACACTATCTATGGTCAATTTTACTATCATTGGAGAAGAAAAGGTAAAAAATACTTCCCCGATAATTGCAGCGAGACCAAGCGCATAGATATGCCGCCAGCCCTTGAGGACATTCCATAAGAGATTGATGCGCCCGAAACGGGGCCACGAGTTTTTTTGGATACTGTAAAGTTCTTTTGTTGTGACAGACACGGTCTTCCTCCCGGAAGATAGGTTGATGAACGATGAAGCCTAATCCGTGTTTTTTCTGTTGTTCTGATTATATATAACAATAAAAAAGGACCAGGCTTCCCATGGAGCTGGTCCTACTCGATTCAATTAATCCAACAGACTTATTGGAACGACCGGAATAGCCAGCTTCCCGACACTGTATAAGCAACAACGACCCGTACATTTGTATACATTCGCATTATCCGGTCTCCTTTGATATTATACCCTTTGCTAAGGGTTTAAAAAATACTCTATGCTTCTTTTTATTATTTGTCAAGTGCTCACTCCCTTGACAATATCAGTTAACACTGT harbors:
- a CDS encoding ABC transporter ATP-binding protein, whose protein sequence is MSEQTQFEEKEYSSQFDVTLWKKIFQFGKALYPVIGLLILIMIGVAVLDGIFPQMTRYALDVLIPIAQEPDSAPLISRFIFRYGLLALLQGFNVWALIMIAGIIEVRLVYTLREKAFQRLQQLSFSYYDRTPAGWIIARMTSDAQKLGDTIAWGIVDLVWGTTMMLTIIVFMVVMQPLLAAITLVFVPPLLVITFWFQKRILMAQRKARKANSIVTGAFNEGLQGGRTTKALGIEKYNYKEFAEKTQTLRNHSIRAARLSALFFPIVISLAAMGAALALGAGGQFLLKGIISFGTLVAFINYALMFFDPAREVARVLSEFQAAQASAERLVGLIDTELEIVDRPNAREGVPICGELLLENIAFRYGKDAPWIFKNFSLYIPAGQTVAVVGETGCGKSTLVNLICRFYEPEEGSIQIDGRDYREWTQHWLHSQLGYVVQTPLLFSGTVRENIRYGRLDATDDEIEQAARDANAYAFIERLEQGFDTPVGEGGALLSVGQKQLICLARALVANPRIIVLDEATSSVDTETEVLIQGAINRLLAGRTSIVIAHRLSTIRNADRIILMDKGRIIEDGDHQSLMALHGMYWKLYTQQFLSEDAFIQAAGV
- a CDS encoding ABC transporter ATP-binding protein; translated protein: MSVTTKELYSIQKNSWPRFGRINLLWNVLKGWRHIYALGLAAIIGEVFFTFSSPMIVKLTIDSVIGTAPPIICFPLSVILEPFLGKNFEGGGFLEKLVPLQTLQAWGNAPWVWQPWLRDHLWVLGLAFAGMIFMQAFFSFIASLSVNTAAEQSAKALRDRLYHHTQHLPYETMLRSQTGDWLQRCTSDVDTVRRFFAFEFVELFRTLALVAFVFPIMFSLSYRLTLWGSIVMPVIILFSFYFQKMVERLFLVADEREGVLSGIVQENVTGVRVVRAFARQQYELERFGRANKGLRDQVYKLISWLGFYWGFSSFLGLLQIALLLGAGLKLYTAGFITIGLLVLFLTYEQQVLWPVRQFGRILADTGKTKVALGRIAELLTLVTETDLDSTIRVPAVSYSNAGGSFHDEWARGPIEFVDVSFSYPDGTEVLKHISFRVVPGEHVAIVGPTGSGKSTLMQLLVRFYEPNEGYITIGGRDIRTIPKAELRKAISLVLQDSFLFGKTVRENLLAACPDANEATLIDAAQKAAFHHVAMGFQDGYETMVGERGVTLSGGQRQRLALARALLRTAPILILDDSLSAVDIETDHLIRGAIGKQGRGTTTTFIVAHRLTTLAEADTILVLEDGCITAQGSHEDLIQQPGLYRRLAELQSAFMDE